A genomic stretch from Lathyrus oleraceus cultivar Zhongwan6 chromosome 2, CAAS_Psat_ZW6_1.0, whole genome shotgun sequence includes:
- the LOC127121980 gene encoding auxin transporter-like protein 5, with protein MDTTNPPLAGADDFDMFANDDEYAATEPSSAENTALIGKHWRNVGLAFNCIFLLFGSVIQLIACASNIYYINDNLDKRTWTYIFGACCATTVFIPSFHNYRIWSFLGLVMTTYTAWYLTIAAILHGQMEGVKHSGPNKMVLYFTGATNILYTFGGHAVTVEIMHAMWKPQKFKAIYLMATLYVLTLTLPSAAAVYWAFGDMLLNHFNALMNSIYI; from the exons ATGGACACTACAAATCCACCTTTGGCTGGTGCTGATGATTTTGATATGTTTGCTAATGATGATGAGTATGCAGCCACTGAACCATCTTCAGCTGAAAATACTGCACTTA TAGGGAAACACTGGAGAAACGTCGGCTTGGCCTTTAACTGCATATTTCTTCTGTTTGGATCTGTTATCCAACTTATAGCTTGTGCAAG CAATATATATTACATAAATGATAATCTGGACAAGAGGACTTGGACATACATATTCGGAGCATGTTGTGCAACCACTGTCTTTATTCCCTCATTTCACAACTACAGAATCTGGTCCTTTTTGGGTCTTGTTATGACCACTTACACTGCTTGGTATCTAACAATTGCTGCAATCCTTCACGGTCAG ATGGAAGGAGTTAAGCACTCGGGTCCAAATAAAATGGTGCTATATTTTACTGGGGCCACAAACATTCTCTACACATTTGGGGGCCATGCCGTTACTGT GGAAATCATGCACGCTATGTGGAAGCCACAAAAGTTCAAAGCCATATATTTAATGGCTACCCTTTATGTTCTGACACTGACCCTTCCATCAGCAGCAGCAGTTTATTGGGCATTTGGTGACATGCTTCTAAATCACTTTAATGctttgatgaattcaa TTTACATttaa